A section of the Candidatus Eisenbacteria bacterium genome encodes:
- a CDS encoding glycosyltransferase family 4 protein has product MSARRPLRVMLLNSAAPDRSGGAEVWMRRALGMLAAMGHQATGLAPAGSPALPGGDGSPAEGGPRGHAWDGGLGSLARTLREFRPDVAVAVQHRDLRRLWWAARGTPVRRVMARHLASEKPSWKRRFHYAQLCDAVWTTSEYMRGRLERLDRVAPHRIFVMRPSLPPLPARPEPGGPPTLLCVGRLAPEKGQDVLLLARQRMRMPARLCIIGRGREEAALRSLARSLGLEDAVEWTAHLDDLAPAFAAAHLAVQPSRLEAFGLAALEALARGVPVVGSRVGGLPEVVGEAGELVEPDDPAALAAALDRGLQDGALRAGWSESGVLRARSLFSPAEEARSLERALEGSLP; this is encoded by the coding sequence GTGAGCGCGCGCCGGCCCCTGCGGGTGATGCTGCTGAACTCCGCCGCGCCGGATCGCTCGGGGGGCGCCGAAGTGTGGATGCGACGCGCCCTCGGCATGCTGGCGGCGATGGGCCACCAGGCGACAGGGCTGGCGCCGGCGGGTTCCCCGGCGCTGCCGGGGGGCGATGGGAGCCCGGCGGAGGGCGGCCCGCGGGGGCACGCGTGGGACGGCGGCCTGGGTTCCCTGGCGCGCACCCTGCGCGAGTTCCGTCCCGACGTGGCCGTCGCCGTACAGCACCGCGACCTGCGCCGGCTGTGGTGGGCTGCGCGCGGCACCCCGGTGCGGCGCGTCATGGCCCGGCACCTGGCGTCGGAGAAGCCCAGCTGGAAGCGCCGCTTCCACTACGCGCAGCTTTGCGACGCCGTGTGGACCACGTCCGAGTACATGCGCGGTCGGCTGGAGCGGCTGGATCGCGTGGCCCCGCACAGGATCTTCGTGATGCGCCCGTCCCTGCCGCCCCTGCCGGCCCGGCCGGAACCGGGTGGTCCGCCCACGCTGCTGTGCGTGGGCCGGCTGGCGCCGGAGAAGGGCCAGGACGTGCTGCTGCTCGCGCGGCAACGGATGCGCATGCCGGCGCGTCTGTGCATCATCGGGCGCGGGCGCGAGGAAGCGGCGTTGCGCTCCCTGGCGCGCAGTTTGGGGCTGGAGGACGCGGTGGAGTGGACCGCGCACCTGGACGACCTGGCTCCGGCGTTCGCGGCGGCGCACCTGGCGGTACAGCCCTCGCGGCTCGAGGCGTTCGGGCTGGCGGCGCTGGAGGCACTCGCGCGCGGGGTGCCGGTGGTGGGCTCGCGCGTGGGGGGCTTGCCGGAAGTCGTGGGGGAGGCGGGGGAGCTGGTGGAGCCGGACGATCCCGCGGCGCTGGCCGCGGCCCTGGACCGCGGCCTGCAGGACGGCGCCCTGCGCGCGGGGTGGTCGGAGTCCGGAGTGCTGCGGGCGCGCTCGCTGTTCTCGCCCGCCGAGGAGGCGCGCTCGCTGGAGCGGGCGCTGGAAGGGAGCCTGCCGTGA
- a CDS encoding O-antigen ligase family protein yields the protein MSRALPPRVDWPIVAPLALALLCLPIARSLVSVAWVLLAAVLALRAVRRELDLPRELVFGTICCIVAWGISIGGSRDPSATLRAWLAWSGMLLPVLAVASRRDRAGLPPALQALWLAGSLLLGAWLIVEMRLGWHLLSGRFPGLSYPMMPNPNSAAQYLLLLFCWSFGFALLARGRAAGWWHAAWAGSALLLACCHSRASWPAFALATVFSSWRARRPKMTWVAAMTWVAAAVFVAGNWMLPQSLWDRALQLTRLEDVSILGRLQGWVAALRMIARRSFTGEGLGAWKPAYELVRSPEFPRDWPHAHNFYLGTLAETGFLGLLGFGLLMWGFRDAWRAGLRAPDPRPEELGITAALLGTAVVGLFDVAWAGEPGFAFLALAAFTMRMRHAPPASLTPRESG from the coding sequence GTGAGCCGCGCGTTGCCGCCGCGGGTGGACTGGCCCATCGTCGCGCCGCTGGCGCTGGCGCTGCTGTGCCTGCCGATCGCCCGCTCGCTGGTGTCGGTGGCGTGGGTGTTGCTGGCGGCGGTGCTGGCGTTGCGGGCGGTGCGGCGGGAGCTTGATCTTCCGCGCGAGCTGGTCTTCGGAACCATTTGCTGCATAGTCGCTTGGGGAATCTCGATCGGCGGGAGCCGGGATCCTTCCGCGACCCTGCGCGCGTGGCTTGCATGGTCCGGGATGCTGCTGCCGGTGCTGGCCGTGGCGTCGCGCCGCGACCGGGCGGGGCTGCCGCCCGCGCTGCAGGCGTTGTGGCTGGCGGGATCGCTGCTGCTGGGCGCGTGGCTGATCGTGGAAATGCGGCTCGGGTGGCATCTCTTGAGCGGCAGGTTCCCGGGGCTCTCGTACCCGATGATGCCCAACCCCAACTCGGCCGCCCAGTACCTGCTGCTGCTGTTCTGCTGGAGCTTCGGCTTCGCCCTGCTCGCGCGGGGCCGCGCGGCCGGCTGGTGGCACGCGGCCTGGGCCGGAAGCGCGCTGCTGCTGGCGTGCTGCCACTCGCGGGCCTCGTGGCCGGCATTTGCGCTGGCCACGGTGTTTTCAAGCTGGAGGGCCCGCCGGCCGAAAATGACGTGGGTGGCGGCCATGACGTGGGTGGCGGCCGCGGTGTTCGTGGCCGGCAACTGGATGCTGCCGCAGTCGCTGTGGGACCGCGCGCTGCAGCTCACCCGGCTCGAGGACGTGTCCATCCTGGGCCGGCTGCAGGGTTGGGTCGCGGCGCTGCGCATGATCGCGCGGCGCTCCTTCACCGGGGAGGGCCTGGGGGCCTGGAAGCCCGCCTACGAGCTGGTGCGCTCCCCGGAATTCCCGCGCGACTGGCCGCACGCGCACAACTTCTACCTGGGCACGCTGGCGGAGACCGGCTTCCTGGGGCTGCTGGGCTTCGGGCTCCTGATGTGGGGGTTCCGCGACGCCTGGCGCGCCGGGCTGCGGGCGCCGGATCCGCGGCCCGAGGAGCTGGGCATCACTGCCGCGCTGCTGGGCACCGCGGTGGTGGGCCTATTCGACGTCGCGTGGGCCGGCGAGCCGGGATTCGCGTTCCTGGCCCTGGCGGCGTTCACCATGAGGATGCGGCACGCGCCTCCGGCTTCCTTGACCCCCCGCGAAAGCGGCTGA